In Carya illinoinensis cultivar Pawnee chromosome 10, C.illinoinensisPawnee_v1, whole genome shotgun sequence, one DNA window encodes the following:
- the LOC122279925 gene encoding monodehydroascorbate reductase, seedling isozyme-like isoform X1, protein MAEKSFQYVILGGGVAAGYAAREFAKHGVKSGELAIISKEAVAPYERPTLSKGYLFPESPPRLPGFHVCVGSGGERLLPEWYKEKGIELILSTEIVKADLAAKTLISSSGKTFKYQILVIATGSTVVRLTDFRVPGADAKNIFYLREIDDANKLVEVIKSKKNAKVVVVGGGYIGIELSAALRINNFDVSMLVPESWCMFRLFTSDIAGFYESYYEKKGVKIIKGSVAAGFTAGSNGEVKEVKLKDGRVVEADIVVVGVGARPLTGLFKGQVAEEKGGIKTDGFFKTSVPDVYAIGDVATFPLKMYNELRRVEHVDHARKSAEQAVKAIKASEEGKAIEEYDYLPYFYSREFDLSWQFYGDNVGETVLFGDNNPASPNPKFGTYWIKDGKIFGAFLEGGSPEENKAIAKVARVQPSIESRDLLAEEGIAFASKI, encoded by the exons ATGGCGGAGAAGAGCTTCCAGTACGTGATTCTTGGTGGCGGAGTCGCAGCC GGATATGCAGCTAGGGAGTTTGCTAAACATGGGGTTAAGTCAGGCGAGCTGGCGATCATTTCCAAAGAGGCG GTGGCTCCTTATGAGCGTCCAACACTCAGCAAGGGTTATCTTTTTCCCGAGT CTCCACCAAGACTCCCGGGGTTCCATGTGTGTGTTGGGAGTGGAGGAGAGAGACTGCTTCCCGAGTGGTACAAGGAGAAAG GAATAGAATTGATTCTAAGTACAGAAATAGTTAAAGCAGATCTTGCTGCAAAAACCCTGATAAGCTCTTCCGGAAAAACTTTCAAGTATCAGATTCTAGTTATCGCAACTGGTTCAACT GTTGTCAGGCTGACAGATTTTCGCGTACCAGGAGCTGATGCCAAAAATATCTTCTACTTGAGAGAAATTGATGATGCCAATAAGCTTGTAGAAGTTATTAAATCAAAGAAGAATGCAAAGGTCGTGGTTGTTGGAGGAGGATACATTGGCATTGAGCTTAGTGCAGCTTTGAGAATCAACAATTTTGATGTCAGCATGCTTGTTCCTGAAAGTTGGTGCA TGTTTCGACTTTTCACTTCTGACATAGCTGGTTTCTATGAGAGTTATTATGAAAAGAAAGGAGTCAAAATTATTAAGGGATCAGTTGCTGCTGGGTTTACTGCTGGTTCAAATGGAGAG GTAAAAGAAGTCAAACTTAAAGATGGCAGGGTGGTAGAAGctgatattgttgttgttggCGTTGGTGCAAGGCCCCTTACAGGGTTATTCAAAGGTCAGGTTGCGGAGGAGAAAGGTGGGATCAAG ACTGATGGATTCTTTAAAACAAGCGTTCCGGATGTCTATGCTATTGGCGATGTGGCGACTTTTCCTTTGAAAATGTACAATGAGTTGAGAAGAGTTGAACATGTTGACCATGCACGCAAATCTGCTGAGCAGGCTGTGAAG GCCATCAAGGCAAGTGAGGAGGGGAAGGCCATTGAGGAGTATGACTACCTTCCATACTTCTATTCTCGAGAGTTCGATCTGTCATGGCAATTCTATGGTGACAATGTTGGTGAGACAGTGCTATTTGGGGACAACAATCCAGCATCACCAAATCCAAAGTTTGGAACGTACTGGATCAAAGATGGGAAGATTTTTGGAGCTTTCCTGGAGGGTGGGAGTCCTGAAGAAAACAAGGCTATTGCCAAAGTTGCAAGGGTTCAACCTTCTATTGAGA
- the LOC122279925 gene encoding monodehydroascorbate reductase, seedling isozyme-like isoform X2, which produces MAEKSFQYVILGGGVAAGYAAREFAKHGVKSGELAIISKEAVAPYERPTLSKGYLFPESPPRLPGFHVCVGSGGERLLPEWYKEKGIELILSTEIVKADLAAKTLISSSGKTFKYQILVIATGSTVVRLTDFRVPGADAKNIFYLREIDDANKLVEVIKSKKNAKVVVVGGGYIGIELSAALRINNFDVSMLVPEMFRLFTSDIAGFYESYYEKKGVKIIKGSVAAGFTAGSNGEVKEVKLKDGRVVEADIVVVGVGARPLTGLFKGQVAEEKGGIKTDGFFKTSVPDVYAIGDVATFPLKMYNELRRVEHVDHARKSAEQAVKAIKASEEGKAIEEYDYLPYFYSREFDLSWQFYGDNVGETVLFGDNNPASPNPKFGTYWIKDGKIFGAFLEGGSPEENKAIAKVARVQPSIESRDLLAEEGIAFASKI; this is translated from the exons ATGGCGGAGAAGAGCTTCCAGTACGTGATTCTTGGTGGCGGAGTCGCAGCC GGATATGCAGCTAGGGAGTTTGCTAAACATGGGGTTAAGTCAGGCGAGCTGGCGATCATTTCCAAAGAGGCG GTGGCTCCTTATGAGCGTCCAACACTCAGCAAGGGTTATCTTTTTCCCGAGT CTCCACCAAGACTCCCGGGGTTCCATGTGTGTGTTGGGAGTGGAGGAGAGAGACTGCTTCCCGAGTGGTACAAGGAGAAAG GAATAGAATTGATTCTAAGTACAGAAATAGTTAAAGCAGATCTTGCTGCAAAAACCCTGATAAGCTCTTCCGGAAAAACTTTCAAGTATCAGATTCTAGTTATCGCAACTGGTTCAACT GTTGTCAGGCTGACAGATTTTCGCGTACCAGGAGCTGATGCCAAAAATATCTTCTACTTGAGAGAAATTGATGATGCCAATAAGCTTGTAGAAGTTATTAAATCAAAGAAGAATGCAAAGGTCGTGGTTGTTGGAGGAGGATACATTGGCATTGAGCTTAGTGCAGCTTTGAGAATCAACAATTTTGATGTCAGCATGCTTGTTCCTGAAA TGTTTCGACTTTTCACTTCTGACATAGCTGGTTTCTATGAGAGTTATTATGAAAAGAAAGGAGTCAAAATTATTAAGGGATCAGTTGCTGCTGGGTTTACTGCTGGTTCAAATGGAGAG GTAAAAGAAGTCAAACTTAAAGATGGCAGGGTGGTAGAAGctgatattgttgttgttggCGTTGGTGCAAGGCCCCTTACAGGGTTATTCAAAGGTCAGGTTGCGGAGGAGAAAGGTGGGATCAAG ACTGATGGATTCTTTAAAACAAGCGTTCCGGATGTCTATGCTATTGGCGATGTGGCGACTTTTCCTTTGAAAATGTACAATGAGTTGAGAAGAGTTGAACATGTTGACCATGCACGCAAATCTGCTGAGCAGGCTGTGAAG GCCATCAAGGCAAGTGAGGAGGGGAAGGCCATTGAGGAGTATGACTACCTTCCATACTTCTATTCTCGAGAGTTCGATCTGTCATGGCAATTCTATGGTGACAATGTTGGTGAGACAGTGCTATTTGGGGACAACAATCCAGCATCACCAAATCCAAAGTTTGGAACGTACTGGATCAAAGATGGGAAGATTTTTGGAGCTTTCCTGGAGGGTGGGAGTCCTGAAGAAAACAAGGCTATTGCCAAAGTTGCAAGGGTTCAACCTTCTATTGAGA